GCCGCGCCCTTGCGGATATTGTCGGACACGATCCACAGGTCCAGGCCGTTCGGGTGCGAAATATCGTCGCGGATGCGGCCGACGAACACGGGATCCTTGCCGGCGGCGTGGCCGACCGGCGTCGGGTAGCCCGCGGGTTTGCGTTCGTCCACCACCACCACGCCTTCGGCCTGCTCCAGCAACGCGCGCGCGGTGGCGGCATCGATCTTGTCGCGCGTTTCGATGTGCACCGCCTCGGAGTGGCCGTAGAACACCGGCACGCGCACGCAGGTCGGGTTCACCTGGATCGAATCGTCCTCGAGGATCTTGCGCGTCTCCCACACCATCTTCATTTCTTCCTTGGTGTAGCCATTTTCGAGGAAGACATCGATGTGCGGGATCACGTTGAAGGCGATCTGCGCCGGAAACTTTTCGGGTTCCACGCTTTGGAAGTTCAGCAACTCGGCGGTTTGCTTGCCGAGTTCCTCCATGCCCGAACGGCCGGCGCCCGACACTGATTGATACGTTGCCACGTTGATGCGCTCGATGCCGGCGGCGCGATGGATCGGCGCCAGCGCGACCAGCATCTGCATGGTCGAGCAGTTGGGATTGGCGATGATGTTGCGGTTGGTGTATTCCGCGATCGCGTGCGGGTTGACTTCGCTGACCACCAGCGGCACGTCGTCCATGTAGCGGAATTCCGAAGTGTTGTCGATCACCACCGCGCCGGCTGCGGCGGCGCGCGGCGCGTGTTCGCGGCTGACCGATCCGCCGGCCGAAAAGAACGCGATGTCGATGCCGTCGAAATCGTGTTTCGCAAGCTCACGCACCGTGACCTGTTTGCCACCGAATTTCAGCGTTTCGCCCGCCGAGCGCTCGCTGGCCAGCGGCACCAGTTCGCCGACCGGGACGTCGCGCTCTTCGAGGATGGACAACAAGGTCTCGCCCACCGCACCGGTGGCGCCGACCATCGCGACGTTGTACTGGTTTTTTTTGGTCATTCGGATCGAAGCTCGATGGGACTGGAGACTGGAGACTGGGGACTGGGGACCGGGATCGAAAAGCGTGAAACCTGCGAAGCAGCTTGTATCCCCTCTCCCCCATGCGGCTTCATCGCATGGGGGAGAGGGTTGGGGTGAGGGGGCATATCCCGAAGCAAGCGGTCACGTATGCCGACCCGCGGGAATGCGCGGCTTCACTTCGCCGACGTCGCCGCATTGGGCGCGGTGCCGCAACGCGTGATCCATCAACACCAGCGCCACCATGGCCTCGGCGATCGGCGTGGCGCGGACGCCCACGCAGGGATCGTGGCGGCCGGTCGTGCGCACCTCCGTTTCCTCGCCCGCGGTGTTCACGCTGCGGCCGGGAATCAGGATGCTTGAAGTGGGTTTCAGCGCGATCGACGCCGTGACGTCCTGTCCAGACGAAATGCCGCCCAGTATGCCGCCCGCATGATTGGACGTAAAGCCGTCCAAACGCATTTCGTCGCGGTGCTCGCTGCCCTTCTGTGCGACGCTGGCGAAGCCAGCGCCGATCTCGACACCCTTGACCGCATTAATCGACATCAGCGCCGAAGCCAGGTCCGCGTCGAGCTTGCCGTACACCGGCTCGCCCCAGCCCGGAGGCACGCCGGTGGCGGCCACGTTGATCCGCGCGCCGCAGGAATCGCCGGCCTTGCGCAGCGCGTTGATGCGCGCTTCCAGTTCCGGCACCTGCGCGGCGACCGGCCAGAAGAACGGATTGGATTCGACCACGGCGAAGTCGATGGCTGCGCCGGCGGGCAGGTCCGGCACGATGTCGTCCATCTGCGCCATCCAGCCGTGGATCTCGACGCCGAATTTTTGCTTGAGCCATTTTTTGGCGATCACCGCGGCCGCGACCCGCATCGTCGTTTCGCGCGCCGAGGCACGTCCGCCACCGCGTGGATCGCGAATGCCGTATTTCTGCCAGTAGGTGTAGTCGGCGTGGCCGGGACGGAAGACTTGCGCGATGTCGGCGTAATCCTTCGAACGTGCGTCGGTGTTGCGGATCAAAAGCGCGATCGGCGTGCCGGTGGTCCTGCCTTCGTATACGCCCGACAGTATTTCGACTTCATCGGCTTCATGCCGCTGCGAGGTGTAGCGCGACTTGCCGGTGGCGCGGCGCGCGAGATCGTGCACGAAATCCTCCGGCCCGATCGCGATGCCCGGCGGGCAACCGTCGATGACGCAGCCGATCGCCGGCCCGTGCGATTCGCCGAAGGTCGTGACGGAAAACAGTTTGCCGAAGGTGTTGGAGGACATCTGGCTGGGGGCTGGGGGCTGGGGGCTGGGGGCTGGGGGCTGGGGGCTGGGGGCTGGGGGCTGGGGGCTGGGGGCTGGGGGCTGGGGGCTGGGGGCTGGGGGCTGGGGGCTGGGGGCTGGGGGCTGGGGCTGGGGACCGGGGACTGGGGACCGGGGACTGGGGACCGGGGACCGGGGACCGGAAAATCATAAGGCACCGAGGCGGCGTGGAACCCCCTCTCCCCCAAGCGGGTTCACCGCTTGGGGAGAGGGCTGGGGTGAGGGGGCATGCGGTCAGGCCAAAGCCGCTCCGCACGTCCTGGTCAAGCAGGCGATGCTTCCGGAGGAGCCAGCCATTCCTGCGCCGGAATGTCGAACACGACATCGCCGGCCTGAGCATCGCGGCGGCGCATGCCCATCCCTTCCAGCAGCCGCATGCACATGAAATTGCGTGGCGCGACCCGCGCGAGCACGCGCCGCTTGCGCAAACCACCGAACACGAAATCCAGCATGACCTCCAGCGCCTCGCGCGCATAGCCTTTGCGCTGCTGCGCGGGCGCGAGGCTGATGCCGACTTCCACCACGCCGTCGTCCATGAAGTGCAAGCCGAGATCGCCGATCAGCTCGCCGGAATCGCGCAAGCGGATCGCGCGCTGCCACCATGTTCCGGGCGTATCCGGTGCAACAGCTTGCTGCGCTTCGATGAACCGCTTGGCGTCCGTCACCGAAGCCGGCTTCCAGCCCTGGAAACGCGCGACCGCCGGATCCGCGCGATACGCAAACAACGCGTCCGCGTCCTCGTCGCGCAAGGCATCCAGCCGCAGCCGCGCGGTGACGATCTCCATGTCAGCGCTTCGCCGCGGCGCGAATCACGGCCGCGTGCTCGACCAGCTCGCGGCGTTCCAGCGCGAACACGCCCATCGGGCCGACCTTGAACTCGATCCACACGAACGGCACGTCCGGCAGCAACGCCGCGAGTGCGCGTTCGCTCATCCCGACTTCGACGATCAGCAACCCGTCGTCGGTCAAATGCTCGGGCGCCTCGCGCAGGATGCGCAGCGCGATGTCGAGGCCGTCGGCACCCGCGGTCAATCCGAGCTTCGGTTCGTGCGCGTACTCGCCCGGCAGCGCCACGTATTCGGCATCGGTGACGTACGGCGGATTGGAGACGATCAGGTCATAGCGTTCGCCGCGCAAGCCGTCGAACAGATCGGAGCGAACTGCGCGCACGTGATCGCCGAGCTGGTGCAGCGTGATGTTCTCGCGCGCCAAGGCGAGCGCGTCGTCGCTGATATCGGCGATGTCCACGCGCCAGTGCGGGTTGTGCGCGGCCATCGCGATGCCGATGCAACCAGAACCCGTGCACAGGTCCAGTGCGCGCTCGACGTCGCGGCCGTCCAGCCACGGCGAAAAACCATCCTCGATCAATTCCGCGATCGGCGAGCGCGGCACCAATGCGCGGCGGTCGGACTTGAACGGCATGCCGGCGAACCACGCTTCGCCGACCAGATACGCCACCGGCTCGCGCGTTTCGATGCGGCGCTCAACCAGCGCCAGCACGCGCGCCTTCTCGTCCGCGGTCAGCCGCGCGTTGCCGTACGCCGGCGGCAGGTCCGGCGGCAGGTGCACGCTCGACAATACGAGATGCGTCGCCTCGTCGATCGCGTTGTCGTGGCTGTGCCCGAACGTCAGCCCCGCTGCATTGAAGCGGCTGGCGGCGTAGCGGATCAGGTCGATGAGGGTGGCGAGTTCGTCGGTCATTCGCGTAGCGAGTCGGCCGCTGCGCGGTCTGGGGAGCGCGAAGAGTAGCGCGAGTTTGCCGGCCCGTCTGCGACGTGATAACATTGTACCAACGTCGAGTGAGTCCGACATGAAGACCGCCATCCGCAAACTGGGCAATTCGCAGGGCGTGATCATCCCCAAGCCGATCCTCGCGCAGGTCGGCCTGGTGGACGAAGCCGTGATGACCATCGAGCACGATGCGCTGGTGTTGCGGCCCGTCCGGCAGTCGCGGCGCGATGGCTGGGCCGAGGCCAGTCGGCGCATCGCCGATCACGATGACGACGCACTGGTTTGGCCCGAGTTCGCCAACGCCGATGATGCGCACCTGAAATGGTGACGCGTGGCGACATCTGGCTGGCAGCACTCGATCCCACCATCGGCAGCGAAATTCGGAATAGCCGACCGTGCGTGGTGGTGTCGCCCCCGGAAATGCATGATTACTTGCGCACCGTGATCGTCGTGCCCATGACGACCGGCAATCGCCCCGCGCCATTTCGTGTGCACATACGATTTCAGGGAAAATCCGGCCTGATCCTGCTGGATCAGGTACGCACACTCGACAAAACCCGTCTGATCAAACGGCTCGGCAGCATCAGCGTCACGACATTGACGGCGGTGCTGCAAACCCTGCAAGACGTTTTCGCAACGTAATCGGGGTTCTGGCGTTCCCGCCCGGTCACACACCTTAGCTTTCCCCTCATCGGCACACCCCTGACGACCATGCCGGAAGTGCCGGCTACACTTCCGCGATGCGCGTGTCGATTCTCCTTCAATACCTCGCCCCACAAAAAACCCTCAGCCGCATCGTGCGCGCCGCCACGCGCTGGACCTGGCGGCCGTGGAAGGATTTCCTGATCGGCCGCGTGGTGCGTGCGTACCACGTCGACATGACGGAAGCCGCGCAGCCCGATCCGTTCGCATATCCGAGCTTCAACGCGTTTTTCACCCGCGCATTGCGCGAGGGCGCGCGGCATGCCGATCCAGATGACGACGCGATCCTGTCGCCCGCCGACGGCTGCATCAGCCAGATCGGCCGGATCGAGAACGGCCGGATCCTGCAGGCCAAGGGCCGCACCTATTCGGCGGAGGAACTGCTGGCCGACGCCGACGCCGCCGAAAACTATCGCGACGCCTTCTTTGCCACGATCTATCTCTCGCCGCGCGATTACCACCGCGTGCACATGCCGCTGGACGGCGAACTGGTCGAAACCGTGCACGTGCCGGGGCGGCTTTTCAGCGTCGCGCCCGATCCCGTCGCCGGCATCCCGAACCTGTTCGCGCGCAACGAGCGCCTGGTCTGCCATTTCGAAGGCGCGCACGGGCCGTTCGTGGTCGCGATGGTCGGCGCGATGCTGGTGTCCGGCATCACCACCGTGTGGGCCGGCAAGGTGGTACCGGCCTACGCGCGCAGGATCGTGCGGCGCGACTGGCGCGGACGCGGAATCCGGCTTGCGCGCTTCGCGGAGATGGCACGCTTCGAAATGGGTTCCACGGTGATCGTGCTGGTTCCCAATGCCCAATGCGATCCGCAGTGGCGCAGCGAGAGCCGCGTCACGCTTGGCCAGCGGCTCGGGCATTTGTCGCGGGCAGCCGATCAAGGCACAATCCGTGGTTCAGGGGATGCAGGCAGCAACGCGTGAGGGATTTCGCCTTGATATCGCCATTTCAGAAAGCCGGGGATCATTACATCCGGCGTCTGGTCACGCGGGTCACCAGCATGGGACGTGCCGCACGGCTGCGGCGCCAGTTCAGCGAAATCGAACAGCGCAGCCTGGAGTTGCCGCGTTCCTATCGCGAGCAGCTGGCCGAACTGATCGGACGGGAATGCAACAACGTCGAGGCCGCCGCCGACCCGTCGACCTACGGCACCCAGACCGAAAACGGCGTCACCACCAACGGCCTCGATCTCGGCTTCGACCGCGCGCGTTCCGACAACGTGCAGGTGCGGATGCGCGGCATCGCCCTGTGGATCGCGCTGGTCTATCGCGAAACCCGCAATGCCGAGGCGCCCGAATCGCAGGAACTGCACCGCGCCATCCTGCGCGTGATGCGCGAGCTCAAGGTTTTTTCTTCCCGCGCCGAAGGCAGCGGAAACCCGTCTTGATCGCGCCCTCGCCTGGCGGCCCGGACGACGGAAGGCGCGCCGCACGCAACCCATGATCGAACACGGACACGCGACCCACACGGGCCTGCAACGCGCACACAACGAAGACAGTTACTGGGCCGACACCGAACGCGGCTTGTGGCTGGTCGCCGACGGCATGGGCGGACCCAGGCGCGGCGAAGCCGCCAGCTCGACGGCGCTGGACGCCACCGTTACCGCGATCCATGCGGGCATCGCCTTGCCCGACGCGTTCCGGCGCGCGGGCGCGGCCGTGCTCGCGCATCCCGGCCAGCGCAGCGCCGCCACGCCGATGGGCAGCACGCTGGCCGCGCTCCGGCTCGTCAACGGCGGTTTCGAAGCGGCGCGGATTGGCGACAGCCGCATTTACGTCTGGCAGGACGGCAAGCTGGCGCGTCTGCCGCACGCGACGCGCGATGCCGATTCCGCGGACGAAGAAGTGCAGCAAGCCGTTCCGTCGCGCAAGCGCGCCACCCAGGCACTCGGCATCACGCCCACGCTCGAACTCGACGCGCACCCCGTCACCGGCGCGTGCGTTCTCGGCATGCAGTTCCTGCTCTGCAGCGACGGCCTCACCGAGGAACTGGACGACGCGCGTATCGGCGCGATCGTGTCGCGCACCGACCTCGCCGCGCAGGAATGCGTCGACCATCTGCTGCTGGCCGCGCTCGACCGTGGCGGCCGCGACAACATCACGGTGGTGCTGGTGCGGGTGAGGTGAAGCGCGCGGCGGCCGTCAGGCCTCGACCGGTTCTTCTTCGCGCTTCCACAAACTGCCCGCTGACATCTTGTCGATGGCGGCCAGCCGCGCCGCATGCGCGGCGGTTTCGGCTTCGGTTGCGCGAAGCACGCGCGGACGGATCGATGCATCCCATTCGGCAATCCGCACGCCTTCGATTTGCACCGTGGCACTTTCCAGACCCAACGCCAGCGCGCCCTGCCCGGCGGTCATCGCCACCCAGACGTCGGCGAGCAGGTGTGCATCGAGCAGCGCGCCGTGCACTTCGCGACGGCTGTTGTCGATGCCCAAACGCTTGCACAGCGCGTCCAGCGTGTTTTTCTGGCCGGGGTATTTCTGCCGCGCCAGCGCCAGCGTGTCCACCACCGCGGCGTGGTCGGCGATGCGTCCGAACGTCGCACCCGCGCGCTGAAGCTCGTTGTCGAGAAATGCCGTATCGAACGCGGCGTTGTGGATCAGCAGTTCCGCGCCGGCGATGAAGGCGATGAATTCCTCCGCGATGTCGGCGAAGCGCGGCTTGTCGCGCAGGAAATCATCGGTGATACCGTGCACCGCTACCGCGCCCTGATCGATCGCACGCTCCGGGTTGAGGTAGCAATGGAACTCGCGCCCGCTGGGCCGGCGGTCGATCAGCTCGATGCAGCCGATCTCGATCACGCGATGCCCGCCCTCGACCTCGAGGCCGGTGGTTTCGGTATCCAGCACGACTTTGCGTGTCACGGCATGCCCCTGAATCGTTCGGCCTGTTCGCGCGCAGCGCGGTCCACGCGTTCGTTCTCGGCGTGG
The genomic region above belongs to Rhodanobacteraceae bacterium and contains:
- a CDS encoding Chorismate synthase, with the translated sequence MSSNTFGKLFSVTTFGESHGPAIGCVIDGCPPGIAIGPEDFVHDLARRATGKSRYTSQRHEADEVEILSGVYEGRTTGTPIALLIRNTDARSKDYADIAQVFRPGHADYTYWQKYGIRDPRGGGRASARETTMRVAAAVIAKKWLKQKFGVEIHGWMAQMDDIVPDLPAGAAIDFAVVESNPFFWPVAAQVPELEARINALRKAGDSCGARINVAATGVPPGWGEPVYGKLDADLASALMSINAVKGVEIGAGFASVAQKGSEHRDEMRLDGFTSNHAGGILGGISSGQDVTASIALKPTSSILIPGRSVNTAGEETEVRTTGRHDPCVGVRATPIAEAMVALVLMDHALRHRAQCGDVGEVKPRIPAGRHT
- a CDS encoding Ribosomal protein L3 N(5)-glutamine methyltransferase, whose product is MTDELATLIDLIRYAASRFNAAGLTFGHSHDNAIDEATHLVLSSVHLPPDLPPAYGNARLTADEKARVLALVERRIETREPVAYLVGEAWFAGMPFKSDRRALVPRSPIAELIEDGFSPWLDGRDVERALDLCTGSGCIGIAMAAHNPHWRVDIADISDDALALARENITLHQLGDHVRAVRSDLFDGLRGERYDLIVSNPPYVTDAEYVALPGEYAHEPKLGLTAGADGLDIALRILREAPEHLTDDGLLIVEVGMSERALAALLPDVPFVWIEFKVGPMGVFALERRELVEHAAVIRAAAKR
- a CDS encoding Phosphatidylserine decarboxylase, whose protein sequence is MRVSILLQYLAPQKTLSRIVRAATRWTWRPWKDFLIGRVVRAYHVDMTEAAQPDPFAYPSFNAFFTRALREGARHADPDDDAILSPADGCISQIGRIENGRILQAKGRTYSAEELLADADAAENYRDAFFATIYLSPRDYHRVHMPLDGELVETVHVPGRLFSVAPDPVAGIPNLFARNERLVCHFEGAHGPFVVAMVGAMLVSGITTVWAGKVVPAYARRIVRRDWRGRGIRLARFAEMARFEMGSTVIVLVPNAQCDPQWRSESRVTLGQRLGHLSRAADQGTIRGSGDAGSNA
- a CDS encoding DNA polymerase III epsilon subunit, translating into MTRKVVLDTETTGLEVEGGHRVIEIGCIELIDRRPSGREFHCYLNPERAIDQGAVAVHGITDDFLRDKPRFADIAEEFIAFIAGAELLIHNAAFDTAFLDNELQRAGATFGRIADHAAVVDTLALARQKYPGQKNTLDALCKRLGIDNSRREVHGALLDAHLLADVWVAMTAGQGALALGLESATVQIEGVRIAEWDASIRPRVLRATEAETAAHAARLAAIDKMSAGSLWKREEEPVEA
- a CDS encoding Death on curing protein, Doc toxin; the protein is MVTRGDIWLAALDPTIGSEIRNSRPCVVVSPPEMHDYLRTVIVVPMTTGNRPAPFRVHIRFQGKSGLILLDQVRTLDKTRLIKRLGSISVTTLTAVLQTLQDVFAT
- a CDS encoding Aspartate-semialdehyde dehydrogenase, yielding MTKKNQYNVAMVGATGAVGETLLSILEERDVPVGELVPLASERSAGETLKFGGKQVTVRELAKHDFDGIDIAFFSAGGSVSREHAPRAAAAGAVVIDNTSEFRYMDDVPLVVSEVNPHAIAEYTNRNIIANPNCSTMQMLVALAPIHRAAGIERINVATYQSVSGAGRSGMEELGKQTAELLNFQSVEPEKFPAQIAFNVIPHIDVFLENGYTKEEMKMVWETRKILEDDSIQVNPTCVRVPVFYGHSEAVHIETRDKIDAATARALLEQAEGVVVVDERKPAGYPTPVGHAAGKDPVFVGRIRDDISHPNGLDLWIVSDNIRKGAALNAVQIAEILIRDYL
- a CDS encoding Protein serine/threonine phosphatase PrpC, regulation of stationary phase, whose protein sequence is MIEHGHATHTGLQRAHNEDSYWADTERGLWLVADGMGGPRRGEAASSTALDATVTAIHAGIALPDAFRRAGAAVLAHPGQRSAATPMGSTLAALRLVNGGFEAARIGDSRIYVWQDGKLARLPHATRDADSADEEVQQAVPSRKRATQALGITPTLELDAHPVTGACVLGMQFLLCSDGLTEELDDARIGAIVSRTDLAAQECVDHLLLAALDRGGRDNITVVLVRVR